The Flavobacteriaceae bacterium 3519-10 genome includes a window with the following:
- a CDS encoding xanthosine permease — MNLKLRLTVLSFLQFFVWGAWLTTLGTYGFSYKQWSGAEFGAVFSTLGIASIFMPALMGIIADKWINAEKLYGTLHILYGLTLFLLAKTDDPTSFFWILLIGMCFYMPTLSLSNSISYKLLKDSHYDVVKVFPPIRVWGTIGFIAAMWCTNIFSDEQSFSNIGIGVGSAVADFFGNSLNANQFYFAGIFAVGLGVFSFFLPKCPPPRLISTDATVSQKLGLDAFKLFKQKKMALFFIFSMFLGAALQLTNMYGDTFLKDFGNVVAYKDSAVVQYSTMIISISQISETLFILAIPFFLYKFGIKKVMLISMAAWVLRFGFFSFGEPQGFGLLLIILSNIIYGMAFDFFNISGSLFVESTTDSKIRSSAQGLFMMMTNGFGAILGSAVSGWLISSFYTGAEGAKMWPEIWFVFAVYALVVAVAFAILFKHKHNPVEMAKLSH; from the coding sequence ATGAATTTAAAACTACGTCTTACTGTCCTCAGCTTTCTCCAGTTTTTTGTTTGGGGAGCATGGCTCACCACGTTGGGCACTTATGGTTTTTCCTACAAACAGTGGAGTGGCGCCGAGTTCGGTGCGGTTTTCTCTACTTTAGGCATCGCGTCCATCTTTATGCCGGCGCTGATGGGGATTATTGCAGACAAGTGGATCAATGCTGAAAAACTGTACGGTACACTTCACATTCTTTACGGTCTTACTCTTTTTCTCCTTGCGAAAACCGACGATCCAACTTCGTTTTTCTGGATCTTGCTGATCGGGATGTGTTTTTATATGCCAACATTATCTTTATCGAACTCTATTTCTTATAAATTGTTGAAAGACAGTCATTATGATGTGGTGAAAGTGTTTCCTCCGATTCGCGTTTGGGGAACAATCGGTTTTATCGCCGCGATGTGGTGCACCAATATTTTCAGTGACGAACAGTCATTTTCAAATATCGGGATCGGGGTTGGATCTGCGGTGGCAGATTTCTTCGGAAATTCACTGAACGCCAACCAGTTCTATTTCGCGGGTATTTTCGCGGTGGGCCTGGGTGTATTTTCTTTTTTCTTGCCGAAATGCCCGCCTCCACGATTGATCAGTACGGATGCTACCGTTTCTCAGAAACTGGGGCTTGATGCGTTCAAACTGTTCAAACAAAAGAAGATGGCATTGTTCTTCATCTTTTCGATGTTCCTGGGCGCGGCGTTGCAACTCACCAATATGTACGGCGATACTTTTCTTAAAGATTTCGGAAATGTAGTAGCGTATAAAGATTCAGCGGTGGTGCAGTATTCAACGATGATTATCTCAATTTCGCAGATTTCTGAAACGCTGTTTATCCTTGCAATTCCTTTTTTCCTTTATAAATTCGGCATCAAGAAAGTGATGCTGATCTCAATGGCCGCGTGGGTATTGCGCTTCGGTTTCTTCTCATTTGGCGAGCCGCAGGGTTTTGGTCTGTTGCTCATTATACTTTCGAATATCATCTACGGAATGGCGTTCGACTTCTTTAACATTTCAGGCTCACTGTTTGTTGAAAGTACTACCGACAGTAAGATTCGCTCATCCGCACAGGGTCTTTTTATGATGATGACCAATGGGTTTGGTGCGATTCTCGGAAGCGCGGTGAGCGGCTGGTTAATTTCCAGCTTTTATACAGGTGCAGAGGGTGCAAAGATGTGGCCCGAAATCTGGTTTGTATTTGCGGTTTACGCGCTGGTGGTAGCGGTAGCATTTGCGATACTGTTTAAACATAAGCACAATCCGGTAGAGATGGCCAAGCTAAGCCACTAG